The nucleotide sequence CTGCTCCCTGTAGTTTGAACCATAAAAAAGCCCAGCGCAGCGCGCGCAATCCTGGCCTGGAGCAGAAGTTGTCTGGCGGGGCAGTAGGGGGCAGAAAATGTGTCCAGCAATGTAGACAAGATCTTCCCTTGGGCGAATGAGCAAGTGCTGGGAGGCGCCTTGGGAGCCTCTGTGCGCCCAACCCGAAAGAACCCCAAACCTGGGCGGTGCGGTGGGGGGATGCGTTCCCTCGCGCCCCCGGATCCTTGAGCCCAGAGTGATCCCTGCTGACAGACCGCCTCTCTCCAGCAGGAGGTCCAACCCGGCTGCTTTTAATGCCCGCTTTGGAGTCCGTCCAGGAAAAGTCTTCCCCCAAGCACTCAGCCCCCGCCGCAGGGAGGGAGCCTTGGGAGGCCTACCAGGCCCGGATGCCGTGCAACGTGGAGAGGGCGCTGTTCCCTTGCGGGATGGGCGTCTGCACGGGGTTCAAGTCCCCCACGCTGAAGTTCATGAAGTTGCCGCCGGGCGCCGCGGGCTGCACGCCTTGCACGCCCGGGTAGCTGCAGCTGTAGCTGGCGCTGCAGGCGCCGCCGCTGTAGTTGCTGTAGGCCGGGTAGGAGTTGTAGCTGTAGGGGTTGAGGCTGACGTTGTAGGGGGAGCTGTAGGGCGACGAGTCCCCCAGGCAAGGCTTGCCGTCCCGGACCAGGACAGGCACGGCGATCCTCCGCGGAGGAGGGATGCCCACCATCTCCAAGCTCTGGTCCTGCCTCTGCCGTTTGCATTTGTACCGCCGGTTCTGGAACCAGATCTTGACCTGCGTGGACGTGAGCTTCAGCACGTTGGCTAAGTGGTCTCTCTCCGGGGCGGAGAGGTATTTCTGCTGCTTGAAGCGCCGCTCCAGCTCGTAGACTTGCGCCTGCGAGAAAAGCACGCGGGGTTTCCGCCGCTTCCTCTGCCGGGGTCGCTCCGGATCCTCGGCGTCCCGCTTCTCCTGCTCCAGGGATTTCTGGAGGGCGCACAGCTCTGCGGAGAGTCAAGGAGAAAGAAGCCCAGAGGGGCAGTCAGAGCCTGGCGCTTGCTTGTCATATATTCGACATTTCCAAGTCACTACTCCTCTGGatttagttgagactcctgcgtagcagggagttgaactagatgaccctcttgggGTCCTttctcaactctacaattctatgattctattcttttGGTTGGACTGAGGATTTCAACTGGAAGCTCCGATCCCTTTTTATATTGATCCCTTACATTAAGTCTCATTCATTTGATTGCCTATACGTATAGGTCCTTCCTTTGcattctccaaagagctcagagcAGCCTCCACATTGATCTTCCACCCATTTTGACCTCCCAAGCAAAAACCCCGTGAAGTAGGCGAGACTGACTCAAGTGAGCAGGACCAATTGGGGATCTCAGTGGAGCCCTCTTCTAACTTTGCCCTGCGCTCTAACCATTATACGACGGTGCCTCTGGGGTGGGAAAAAGTACTGGCTACCAGCCTCCAGCACAGAGACTCGGCCTTTTGCGTTGGATTGTGATCTGTTTTTGGGAGGTCAGGCTAAATACTGCGCTCCATAGAAATCAATAGGATTTGCTTCCAATACCATTTCTAAAATGGATCCCACCCTCCAAAGCTAAGGTCTCGAAACACTATTCACTGACGCTACTGCCCACCTGAGTGCTATCCCCCCACTAGCTTTCGAAGCAAATGGCTGAATCCTCTGgaggcttactcagaagtaagttcagcAGCGCTCAGTGCAatttattccaccaccacccaaaaaaatattCAGAGCATTGGGCCCTAAAACTGCAGCCCTATATACACTAGGGAGTAAATCTCTATGAACCAACGCTTCTCCCCAAAAGCTCTGGGTGTTAAAATAACGTTTTGTGTCTCCATTCTGTAGCCCGATAAACACATCCCTTTGCACCACAATATCGATTGCTATGTTCAGAGGTGCTAAAGTCCCAATTCTCTATAATTAATGCAACATATCAAGCCTACATTTGGGGGCTCAAATCCAGCTAAAATTAAACACTAAAGTAGCCCCGAATATTTCAATGGGAAAACTATGTGCTTAACTTCCTCTCACTGAAAAAAAACCCCTGAGATACAAAGTGCTTAACATTGGCTGAATTGTATCCGCTGAAAAGTTCACCCTTTTAGGTCAGCGGGAGTAGAAGTCGATCCTAAACAGATTCCACAAGCCACCCCActcatgtttattcagaaatcaACTCCTTATCTTATTTGAAAGTGCAGCTGAACTCCAAAGATTTGCTTCCGCGGAAATGGAGTAAAGCCTCTGTTTTCGTTTGCCTTTTTTCCAAGCAGAGCTATATTCTTAGGTGCGCTTTGTTTCCTCCAAAGAAATTTAGACTTGAAGGCCTTACTTTGCGGACTAGGTGGTTGCTCTGTCCTGTTgttgttacatttttattattattcaaatacaGCACTGCCCTTCATCTTAATTAGTTCAATTTTAATATTCAAGGCACAAACTCAGCTCAAAGCGATGAAAATGATACCGGAATTATTTCTTTTTGGAAATTTAAAGACTGGATGTAGGCATATGACTTAGGGGCATCCCAAAAAattgtcccactgaaatcagaggGATCCCAGGATCGTGGAACTGCAGATATTGGGCAAAAATCTGGACACGTTTCAGTAGTtgaatttttttacttttattcattttttggACACTTTATTATGGACAACCTCcttctgaaatcagtggggcgCTTCCACGTAAACGTGCGGAAGACCTGGCGACAGGGCTGCCAATTTAAAATGAACACGTTAAAAACTTAAATTTAATTATTTGTCCATAggatttttgtgggttttttttttttactcattatAAATCTATAGGACTTAAAGGATGGATCCTAAACAATCTTTATTGAAAATGGcttcactgaaatcaacagggcttgcttctgagtacgTATATATATTATCAGATTTCGGAAATCTTAACTGTGGCTGAGTCACGCTCAGCTCGGTAGACCTCAAGACCTCATTGCGTGCACACTGTACCTTTGAAGGACATTCGttgcctcaaagaattctgggcattgtaatTTGCTCCACACGGAATACAATTCACAGCAGCCCTTAAACTccattgcccagaattctttgagggaacaACGTTCTTCGAATGTGATTAAAGGTATGGTCCGTATGCAGCCACACTGTC is from Lacerta agilis isolate rLacAgi1 chromosome 2, rLacAgi1.pri, whole genome shotgun sequence and encodes:
- the NKX2-5 gene encoding homeobox protein Nkx-2.5 yields the protein MFPSPVTTTPFSVKDILSLEQHPSGLAPMELSALGSPSSCMLATFKQEAYPADEGPIADSPVGLAKSNSAAFPSPFYAAKNYVEMDSTKAPKGDNKKELCALQKSLEQEKRDAEDPERPRQRKRRKPRVLFSQAQVYELERRFKQQKYLSAPERDHLANVLKLTSTQVKIWFQNRRYKCKRQRQDQSLEMVGIPPPRRIAVPVLVRDGKPCLGDSSPYSSPYNVSLNPYSYNSYPAYSNYSGGACSASYSCSYPGVQGVQPAAPGGNFMNFSVGDLNPVQTPIPQGNSALSTLHGIRAW